In the genome of Ziziphus jujuba cultivar Dongzao chromosome 10, ASM3175591v1, the window AGCCAAGGTATTGCTATTCATAAGGTATAATTGGTTATAAATTATAATCTTGGTATGCTTTCTACTTTACAAAAAATGGGAACAGTGAGGGCAGGGTGGCATATACAATTATAACTAAAGGTCCATGGGTCAACAGGTTATAGGAAGCATGTGCTGATAGATGGTAACATGAATTCATTACATAGAATAGCGAGTAAGAGGTTATAGAAGACTTAGTTGCATTCTCAATAAAAATATCACCTTAATAAGATGTAGTACTTCTGAGAAGATTCAATTGGAATgttacaaactaacaaatatatgGCAGCTGTCTTACCCTCCAATTGGGAAGACCCCATCATTTGCAGCACCTACATTCTGGACTAACAAACTATCTGTACTTTGTTTGAGCGCTGCTGATGAATTTTGGGATAGAATCTTGGGTCCCTGCATCTTCACATCTGCAATGCCATGTCTTCATAAGACCTCATGTGccaaaaaatatgtaattttactTATTACCCTGTAACAAATTGcttagaaaatattattataactatTAAATGGATGCTTCTAACCCCACCATTTTATGCAGAGAACATGAAAACTACAAAATCATCAATTTATTAAAGTCAAAGGTTCACTTAGCAGCAGAGAAAGATGTCCAATACATAGGATGCCCATCACAAGAAAATAGGTCTTACATATATAGTCCTTAAAATATGGCACAAGTGTAGCTTCACCATTCTACATTATTAATGGTACAAAATGACATTTGCAGCATGTTCTCAGGACTACATACTATAGCCATCAGAGCCACCGCTGAGAATATCGTTAAGGGAAATATTTCCTATGTCATTCCGAATAAGTGATGGATCAGCAGTCCTTAAAGTCTCTTCTGATAAGGTAGTCTTGACAGCTATACATCTGCAAGAAGCAGAAACAGATTAGCATTTACCACATATGCGTATACCTAATTTACCAGGAATAGAAAAAAACTTTTATGCCACTGCACAGAAATGGTTGATGTTAAAAACAGATTAGTTGTTTTGTCTTGATATACAGagttgggttcaattcttaacCACTTAAACTTTCAGAATTAATGATAACTTAACATGGTAAAAAAGCACTAGTGTGCCACCTGTTTCGTGTCCCACAGTCAACAATACATGTAAAATATCCAATATTAACATTTTTACCTCATTCCCGCAGCTTTGGCAGCTTGCACCCCAGCTAGTGCATCTTCAATGACAATACACTGGACATATGTacgttaaatttattttaataaggtCAATAAATGGTcctggaaaaatataaattcacaATTGTGCTGTAGCTTGCTCTCAaaatatttcaacttcaaaGGACATACTGATAGACTGTGCTTGTAATGAAAAAGGAAGGGGATAAGaattattaaatagataaaataatgtGTCTCCCAAAAACTCAAAATTAGAAATTCCTTGCCAACACTCACTTCGTTAGATGGTTTTGATGGAATTTATTCAAATGGAAAGAAAAGTAGATAACAATATCCAAACAATATGAATGATTAGTCTCTGGTAAAAACTAATAGAACCAGCcccttgcaaattttttttaagacattCACTATAGTGCTCTTAATTCTTGCCAAAATTTGCCAGTGATCAGTGCCATTTTCCACTCTCTCATTAATCAACAATAGTCTCTCAACAAGAAATAGAAAGCTATGGAGAATATGATACGCACCTCACTGACGGGCACATTCAAGATCTTTGATGCAGCTAAGAAAATGTCAGGAGCaggtttcaatttttcaaaagcatcTGCTGACACAATAGCGTCAAACCTGATAAAAGAGGCTGGCAAAAGTGAATTAAGAATTGCTATTGCTATGCTACAAATATCATTCAAGACGTCAAGGAAAGTGCCAATCACCATATTTACATTTTCAAGTAGCTGtaattttccataaacaatTACATTTTTCCTTCTGAGATATTGCCAAATGTTATACTTTCATGCATCTCACTCCACTTCTATCCAAACAGGATTCAACTTGAAGTGAGATCTGAATAATTGTGCAGCAGTTCATCATATTTATCTTTAAGATTTCACAGAATGATGTGGTTGGAAACTGCATACGGTTGAAACTTTGATACTTCATCATATTGATACATGTTGTAAGGCATCTTGGCATGTTCATGACCATTGCGACCAAATGTAATAGTCATAAACATATAAATTGGAGATGCAATTATAATACAACTAATAAAGTTGAGAAGCACAGCATTACTAGTTTGGCTTACAGTGACAACGGCAAAGAAGCAGCAGCTAGATTTGCATCAACCTTGATACGATCAGCACTAGAGGCAACAGCAACTTTTAGGCCTTTGTTTTTGCACTGTCCAATAAAATGTCATGATAATATCATATTACTAAATGCTATAACAGTATCATCATCTTTATGGTTTATGGCCTTATGTACCTGAGTAATGAGTTCAAGGGCACCTGGGAATCCAATTCCAGAATTTGGTTTTGCATACTACAGGAAGTGCAAAATTTAGCGTTAGGTGCCAAAAAATATTGTCATAGGAACATGTCTCACTTCATTTATCGCGTAGTTTTCAATAACCTTATCCAAGTATATCTCGAAGAACCTCTTCTTTGCTGCCTCAGGATCGAATCCCTCCACGCCCTTAACAGAAGCAACGCCTCCTAAGAAGTTCGCTTCACCTAGTACATTGATGCAAAAGGGACAAAGGGTAAAAGGACagaattttcatattaaaagtGCACACCTAATAAATTAAAGCATTTGGTTATTGGCATATTAATTACTTACActagaaaaagtatatatatatatatatatatatattagggcgGATAGCCCAAATTCCAAATCAGTTGTTTCTTACAATGCCCATTCATACTACTTAtatgagagaaaaataaatgtcATTTGAAACTTCCTACTTCAATAACACAATTCTTAAAAACAGCATAGGGTAATTTTAAAAGTAACTTGAAAATTCACTACCGCACCTCTCATTGTTTCACTTAGACTTAAGTAAATTCTATATTTgcttaaaattaaatagataacaCTAAACAAGTAGTCCATCAATAACTTGGAGAAGGCCAAGCTAATGGTTCAAAGTTCAAGGTGATTCACCAGTTCCCATGAAAGGTACAAAGTCCTCCACCGTAACTTCGACCCCTAACTCTGCAAAAACATCGACAGCGGCTCTCCTAGAAGGCTCTTCACTATCGCAGAGCACTCCATCCATGTCAAAAAGCACAGCAGATACCTTCCCCCACTCACTCCCTGAAGATTTATCAACATTTTTCTCCTCAACTTTCAAAGAAGCTTTCACTACCATTTTCCGAGAAAAGACATAGCTTTTGGATCTCCATTGGAAGAGATGGCTCGGAGCTGAAATGGGTTTTGGTCCTTTTGATTTGGAATGGAAGGAGAAGAGCTTCACGGGCTGTGAGAGGGAAGGAGGAGGCGAGAGTAATTTCATGGCCATGAAGATGAGTGAAACTGATACTGTTGTGAGTGGCGGGGAGAGAGGGGCCTTGTTATACTCTATCAACAATGAGACGAAATTGACCCTTCATGCTTGTCAAATTTCCATGCAAGTGACCATTGGTTTCTTTGTCATTTTGGAATTGATTTGTACAGTAGAGGAATTTTATGGGTACTTTTGAAGGAAAATGAATTTGTATTTTAGTGGTGGAGAAACTGCTATGTTGGGCAATGCGTTTGAATAATTACTTAATTGTGGAATTTTGTTGCTGGGGCATTGGGCTGCTGGAGGTGCTGGATGGCTGTCCATTCTATGACCCAAATCACAATCTAAGAACCCAAGCTGTTCATTTTTAACAAAGCCCAAAAACCCCGTTTCAAAATTTCAACCATTAATTAGTTTTGGTACCTTGTTATTTAGGAACTCTAAAAATatgattctattttatttattgataagtATTAAAAgcactattttattattattcttttcttaAGTTGAAGTTTACAGGAGATGGATCCATAATGGTTTTAAATGAAGATAGGTCTATAATGGTTCATATACTTTAATATCCTTTTTTTATGTGTGGATCTCAAGGGAGGTATCTATATTAGAATCTCAAATATGAAACTATGAGGTAGTTAATAGGAATAACATTTGACATCCGATTTATCGCTATGGTTTTCTTGAATTAATGAATGACATAATAACTATGTCATGCACCTCTCAGTTTTCTATTAACTTGAAATCGAGAATGAGTGAAACTTTGTGAAGAGCTTGCACTCCCTTGTTGAACCTTATAATGGCAAAATACTCAAAACCTACAAGGCATACCACCATTAAAACCTTTCCTCCCCATTATTGAAAAACAGAACCCGCTCATTTTTACTCTTATCGGCAATTTCTACTTTGCAGGCTGGCCACTTTGGAGAACATGAGCAAGCCAACCGCCTTCTCAATAGAGGCCAAGCATATTGCGATGCCTCCACTTCATTTCTGGCATTTCATAGTGTTCATATTCAAAGTTCGCCTTCTCACCATCATGATTAAACACGAACTTATCTTCTATTAATTATCTTCCTTGAATTCAATTCTCATTATCTCCATTGAACAGAGTTGGAAAACTAAGATAAGGTACGAAAAGAAAACAAGCTTTGCAATTAATTCGTTTGATCTTATAGTTGCCATttgtagaattttattattgtttgttttagcTACAGGTTAGGCTAATCATGAAGACAGTAGTTGTTTCTACTTGCTCTTTTCATGGCATTATCATGCATTCAAAGTGATGCCAAAACGTTCTTATTGGAGCAagtgaagaaagaaaagagtggGGTTGTGAATAATGCAGCAAATATTAGGCCAAAATATGAATCCGGGAATGCAGTAAGTAAATCGACAATGGTAACAAGCAAAGCAAATGGTGAGAATTCGAGCAACACTTCTGCTGACAAGAACAACGGCAAAGATGAGTAGAATTAAAGTTACGGAAATTATGGCAATCCTTCAGAATCAGACTTATCAACAGAATCTCACCATAGTTACACAAACGATTGCCCACCTAATAAAAACTTGCTGAGCACTtgttctattgagatagatggtttgtatatatatatatatatatatatcggattgaagaaaggagaaaataagaaataaaataaagtatcaGAAATGAATGCATTAGGCAGTAGTACTATGATGTCGATTCCTGGATGCATAGCCAATATATTGGAGTTGAGTTTGTGTAATAGTATTGGAGATTATAAGGTGTATTATGTAAGTTGTGGGTTGGATGGCCTTTTGGCCCATTATAGTTGTTAACAATATCAGGTTAGGTCTTTAATTGTCAAGGTTAGGGCTGATGAGTTAGTATGAGTAATAGCACAAAACGATCACTTGAAAGAGAATTGAAGCACTTTTAAATAGTTAAAGTTGGTTTAGTGAATTGTGAGTTTTTTGGTACATTAGACTAAGTCCTCTCCAGTCTCCACTTGAACACCACACTGCCAATTAAAGcagtaaaaaactaataatcTCAATAAATTGAAACACCTGCTTCATGAAAAGCTCTAGTTGTGTCTGTATGAGTGAAGAGAAAAAGAACTCAAGAAGttaagtttttatttacttttgctatAGTGGAAACTGCACATTGAATTAGTAATACTCTAGGATGAGAGAATTATGAGTTGATAAACAGCAAGATCTGAACAAGTACCAGAGTCAAAATTGCAACTTCCATTAGGATCACTTATACAAGACTACCTAATATCATGAGCTCTGTTTCATGTTTCATTGCCTTAGATCCGAAGTTCTATTACTGCCTACTGTTATACATGCTCTCCTTGTACTGACAATTTTTACATTTATAGTGTAAGAAAACTTTACCAGAAATCATTACATGAACATCTTCCATTTCTAAAACAATGATACCTCGCACGGTCTCTCACAATTATCTCCCGGTTGTATATTTGTGAAATGAGCTTGGTGGCAGAGTGGCAATCTTCACAGACCCTCAAGTTTTTCACAATTCGGATGGTGGTTCCTGGCTTTGTGTTAAGAAGCCCAAAAGCGATTGCAAGCTTTTCACTGTGGTACTGAATTGCAGTTTCTTTCTCCTCCTCTTCAATATCAAACAAAACTTGGGAGGTATTTGGTGAATAACCTTCCATCTGCAGTTTCTCTATGATTGTTTCCAACTTCAAATAGATCTCCTTCATCTGTGGATGTGATCCATCACCCATTTTGAATTCGTGAACTGTTCCATCTAAATCAATCATGCTGACTCCAGGAATTGTCTTTATCCCCCTTTCCTTCATCAATTTTCTTAACTCTGCAATATCATCCCATCTTCCCGCCTTCGCATAGATATTAGATAACAATGCATAACGGCCACTATTCTGGGGTTCTAGCTCAAGCAAAGTCCGTCCCACTTTTTCTCCCAGTTCAATATTTCCATGAATCCTGCAAGCACCTAAAAGTGCCCCCAAAACGGCTGCATTAGGTTTCATTGGCATTAAACTTATAAGCCCCTCTGCCTCTGCTAACAATCCTGCCCTCCCTAAGAGATCAACAGCACACCCGTAATGCTCCACCTCTGGCTCAACACCAAACACTTTCTTCATAGAGCTCAAAATCTTGAGTCCATTTTTGACAAAACCTGCATGAGCACAAGCATTTAGGACATTCACAAATGTAATTCCATTTGGTGTCAACTTATTCCTCTTCATCTTGGAGAAAAGCTCAATGGCGTCCTCTGCTCTCCCATGCATAGCAAGCCCACCAATCATAGCATTCCAAGTAAAAGTTTCTTTGTCACTTATATTCTCAAAAACCTGCCATGCCATGTCTAGCCGCCCACATTTGGCATACATATCCAACAAAGCAGTCCCTAATACGGCATCCAACTTCATAGAGTTCTTTTTAACATAAGCATGAATCCACCTCCCTTGATCAAGTGCACCCAAGTTGGCACAGGCAGCTAGCACACTAGACAGTAAAAATTTTCTTGGCCTAATTTTCTCTCTTTGCATATGATGGAAAATTTCCAAGGCCTCCTTGAAATACCCTCGTTTTACATAACCATCAATAATAGCACTCCAAGATATTTCATCCCTTTCATTCATCTCATCAAACACCTTCCTTGCATCCTCAATCATCCCACACTTAGCATAGCCACTTATCATCACATTCCAAGACCCAATTTTTCTACTTGGCATATGCTCAAACAACTCTTTAGCTGCTTCCACATCACCAAACTTAAAATACCCATCAATCATGGCATTCCAACAAACAACATCTGATTCCCCTGCCTCATCTAGCATCCGCCGAGCCTCCTCCAGGAGTCCAAAAGATGCATACATTTGAATTCCAGCACTCTTAATATGCCCATCTCCACTAAACCCATGTTTCACAACATGACCATGTACTTGGACACCTTCCTCTGCTGCTTGTTCTAGCGTGCAGGCCTTGAATAATGGAGGGTAAGTGAAATTATTAGGCCTGGCATTCATGGCCACCAtttgagaataaaaaaatatcgcCATAAATGGCTCGTTGTTCTCTAAACACCCTTTAATCAGTATATTCCATACAAAAACATTCGGGTTTGATACAAAATTGAAGACCTTCAGAGCAAAACCGAGGTTGCCGAATTGAGGATTTGTATAGCACTTGAGTAAGGTACCTGCTACATAATGGTCCTGGAAATGACCTGACCTTAGAATAACAGCATGGGCTTGCTTGAGATGTGGAAGGGAAGTGGTGCATTTTGTGTTCAAGAGGTCTAAGACTGTTTTCTGAGAGAGTTTGGAACTGGGCTTGGTCTCTGTGGAGAATTCTTTTGGTTTGAGATGATGAGGAAGATTTGTTGTGGTGGTGGTTGTTGTGCTCATCT includes:
- the LOC107411762 gene encoding pentatricopeptide repeat-containing protein At5g06540, giving the protein MSTTTTTTTNLPHHLKPKEFSTETKPSSKLSQKTVLDLLNTKCTTSLPHLKQAHAVILRSGHFQDHYVAGTLLKCYTNPQFGNLGFALKVFNFVSNPNVFVWNILIKGCLENNEPFMAIFFYSQMVAMNARPNNFTYPPLFKACTLEQAAEEGVQVHGHVVKHGFSGDGHIKSAGIQMYASFGLLEEARRMLDEAGESDVVCWNAMIDGYFKFGDVEAAKELFEHMPSRKIGSWNVMISGYAKCGMIEDARKVFDEMNERDEISWSAIIDGYVKRGYFKEALEIFHHMQREKIRPRKFLLSSVLAACANLGALDQGRWIHAYVKKNSMKLDAVLGTALLDMYAKCGRLDMAWQVFENISDKETFTWNAMIGGLAMHGRAEDAIELFSKMKRNKLTPNGITFVNVLNACAHAGFVKNGLKILSSMKKVFGVEPEVEHYGCAVDLLGRAGLLAEAEGLISLMPMKPNAAVLGALLGACRIHGNIELGEKVGRTLLELEPQNSGRYALLSNIYAKAGRWDDIAELRKLMKERGIKTIPGVSMIDLDGTVHEFKMGDGSHPQMKEIYLKLETIIEKLQMEGYSPNTSQVLFDIEEEEKETAIQYHSEKLAIAFGLLNTKPGTTIRIVKNLRVCEDCHSATKLISQIYNREIIVRDRARYHCFRNGRCSCNDFW